The following is a genomic window from Desulfuribacillus stibiiarsenatis.
ATGAACTGGGACCAAGCAATTCTTACAGATAGCGGTGGATTCCAAGTATTTAGTTTAAGTAATTTAAGGAAGATTCGCGAGGAAGGCGTAGAGTTCCGTTCTCATTTGAATGGTGAGAAACTATTCCTAAGCCCTGAGAAGGCAACAGAAATTCAGAATGCATTAGGCGCGGATATTATTATGGCCTTTGATGAATGCCCTCCGTTCCCTGCTGAGTATCAATATGTTAAGGATTCCTTAGAGAGGACGACGCGTTGGGCGAAACGTTGTTTAGAGGCACATGCTAACCCTGACAGACAAGCTCTGTTTGGCATTGTTCAAGGTGGTATGTATAAAGATTTGCGCATAGAAAGTGCCCAGCAATTATTAGACCTTAACTTTCCAGGATATGCAATAGGTGGATTAAGTGTAGGGGAATCGGCTGATTTGATGTATGAAATGCTCGAACATACAGTACCAATTCTACCGCAAAACAAGCCACGATATTTAATGGGTGTTGGGGCTCCTGAGAACTTAGTGGAAGGTGTAATGCGTGGGATTGATATGTTCGATTGTGTTCTACCTACGAGAATCGCAAGAAACGGTACGATGATGACGAGTAAAGGCAAGCTTGTCATTCGCAATGCTGAATATGCTAGGGATTTCCGTACAGTAGATGAGAACTGCCAGTGTAAGGTTTGCCAAAATTATTCTCGTGCTTATATTCGACATTTAATTAAATGTAACGAAATTTTTGGATTCCGACTTACAACTTATCATAATCTGTACTACTTAATTAATCTCATGAAACAAATCCGTCAAGCGATTGCAGAAGATCGTTTAGCAGACTTCCAAAAAGAATTCTATGCCATGAGAAGTTAATCTTCTAATTATGTTGATAGAATAGGACAAAAACTATATAATATAAATATTGTGAAAGGAGGCATACATATATGGATCAAATCGTTGGATTTTTACCTCTTATTATTATGTTTGCAATATTCTACTTTTTGTTAATCCGTCCTCAACAAAAACGTCAAAAAGAGCGTAACGTAATGTTAGACAACCTTAAAAAAGGCGATAAAGTTGTTACACTTGGCGGTTTACATGGAGTAATTGCAGAACTAAATGATGATTCTATGGTAGTAAAAGCAGGGGAAACGAAACTTACATTTGAACGTTCTGCTGTTTCTTACGTGAAAAACGAAGAATAATAATTGCACATATAAAAACGGAAAAGTGATATAAACTTTTCCGTTTTTTAATTTAATTGGCACATCAGAAATATAATTGAGCTATATACAGAGATCACGTCAACTATATAATTTCTACTTGCTCATTTAAATACTATTCTATTTATAATAGTAGAACCACGCAATATCAGGGAATAATTGTTGACCAAATAATGTGACCTGGTCTTCTGTATACGGTAACTTGTTCTTAATTTTCTGGGCTTGTAAGAGATACTTTCTATATTGTCTTGCATAGTTCTTCCTCTTCGTTTTGAGGCTTCCACGCTTAAGGCGAATCGCATCCAAAAAACTTAAGGTTACAGGTTTCCTTGTTGTTTCGTTTCTATGTGTCCAACAGCCTGTTGTCGGGTTGAGAAGATATTCTTGTAAGAATTGGTGACCATACACCGCCACGAACTGAATTGCCGCAATCATATAATCAAATGTCGCTTGATCGAGAGTATAGTGGAAATTGACCCTAGTCCAACCAGGCTTCATAGCTCCATGACCTAAATGAATCGCCTCTCTAATCCTTTCTAGTTTCTTATAACTAAGATTAAGCAGCTTAGCGCCATACGGACCAGCGCAATCACAACCAGCGCGTGATTGGATTCCGAACAAGTCACTCAACAATTTGGATACAAAACCGTGGTGCAAAAATCCGTTCTTATATCGAATGAGAAAAGACATAATCGCAATTCTGTTTATCGGGTTTTGATTTCCGAGAATTACAATATTATCAAACTTGCTTAATTCAGCAAATGCTTTTTTTATATATACAGACTCAATGTCTTCTATTTTTCCCTCACCGATTTGATGTTTCAATTCTAGTGCCATTGCTGCACGGATTCCCTGCATAATTCCAGGTGTGCCTGCCGTTTCCCGCCGTTCTAAGTCATCTAAGTATTCCTGATCATAATTTGTCACGAACCGAACCGTGCCACCACCAGCAGTAGTTGGGGAATTCTGATTATTATAAATTGCGTTATTTATGATCAATATTCCGCTTGAGTTTGGACCGCCAAGGAATTTATGCATTGATAAGTAGATACCATCGAAATAGCAGTTGTTGTCTTTGGTCATGTGAATCTCGACGTAAGGTCCGCTAGCAGCAAAGTCAAAGAATACATATCCACCATATTGATGCATGATTCTAGCAATCTCATACATCGGAGACTTAATACCCGTAACATTGGAAGCAGCAGAAAAAGAGCCAATCTTCATTCGGTGTTTATATAGTGGATTACTTACGTGCTTTTTTAAAGCGTTGAGATCAAAGAGACCATTGGTATCAAGGCCAATTTTTACAACTTCAGCATGACCTTCGCGCCATTGAAGCTCATTCGAGTGATGCTCGTATGCACTAATAAATACAACGGGTCTATTTGCATCGAATTTCTTATCAAACGCTTGGACAATTGCCTTTTCTTTGGCACTCAAATTAGGTTTTTCGAAAAAGTCGCTACGGCGTCTCCAGTATTCGGGAGTTTTGTAGATACCTAAAATTTTCGAGAGTTTATCTATAGCGCCAGTCGCTCCTGTACCCGTAGCAATGATACTGTAGTTCGTACCTGCTCGTACCAGTTTTCTAATTTTATTGATGGCGTCGTTATACAATTCCGTCGTGTACTTACCTGTATAGTCATCCTCAGTATGGGTATTCGCATAACTTTCACTGATATTCCAATAGTAATTTTCTAGAAAACGTAAGCATTTACCCGACGCAGTATAATCGGCGTAGGTTATCAAACGTTTGCCAAAAGGTCCTATCATAAAGCTTCCATAACCTAAAGTCTCATAGCGGAAAAAATCTATATCCACATTTAACACCTTCTATCTCATTTCATCTAATATAAAAGCCTATTACTTATTGCTATAGCTAATATATGATGATTCTCAAACAGGTGTACCAATAAAGAAAACTTGGCATTCGCCAAACCTCAGGCGATGAGAATGCCTTAGTTGCACTTATGTACATCAGATAAAATTTATAAATTCTGATGTACTAAAAAAACCACCCCAAATGGTGGCTTTTAAAAATCAGTTGCGATAATATCTTGAAAATTCTGAAACGGGAGATAGGATATCCCGTTTTTTTGACAATGGATTGCCAGCTTATCTTTAGCAAAGACACGGTCAGCAGTTTCGGCAGCTTGATAGTCGGTATATCCATCTCCTATGAATGTCACATGGTCTAATTTCTGATACTTCTTAATAATATCTCGTTTACTAACGCCAAGATTTGGCGTACTCATTGAATGGTAGGGAAATGATGCTTTCCAAATACCGTTGTCAAAATACAATTCGTTAGCATAGACTTGAATATCTTCTATCATATACTGTTTGAGAATTGAATGAATCAGTAAAGAATAGCCATCACTTACGATCGCTATTCTTTTTTGATGCCTTATGCAGTGGTTGAAAAATGCAGGGAAGTAAGGATCGATTTCAATTCCTTTGATGACTTGTAATAGCGTTTCTTCCGTCATATCTAAGATGGATAGCATCTTATCCGTCATCTGAGGAGTAGAGAGACGACCAGATTCCCATTCTTGTTCTAAAATTGTAGTATCCGCCGTTGCGAAATGATCAATCATCGTAGCGCAACTACACTGCTTACTAATTGTTTTATCAAAATCAACGAGATATATCATGTTTGTCACCTATTTGTTGGATGGAAATACGTTATTTATCCATAGTATAACACGAGAATAGGCTCCTAACTATCACTAAAATTAACTCCAATAATTCCTCCAATCACACCTATCAGTAATGTAATGATCGATTGCGTGAGAGCAGTTACGTTAAATGTAACATCAGAGAATAGAAGGCTGCCCGTGACGAAAATGAATAATATGTAACTTAGAGCAGTTAAGCCTCCGTAGTACCACCCCTTTTTCCCAGCACTAAAACCAGCTTTCATAGAGCCAACAATCACCCCGAGAATATGAATGGCATAGGTAACGCTTTGAATTGCAGTTTCTGGAATACCGGTGAAATTTACTACTAAGATTAAAATGAATAATAGACTTAAAGATACTAAAAATGTCCACATAAAGCCCAGTGAAATAGGATGTTTCATAGACATTATAACGCCTCCCAAAAAACAAATTCTTTTTTAAAAACTATGTTGGACATCAATAAACTATGAGTTTTTTTTATTTTTATAAAAAATCTTTGTATTGGTTTTTTTATCGTTTTTCTTTCATATGTTTTTAGTGAAGGGGGACGAGGCGAAATGATTTTTGTGGAATTTGCTGTTGCATTGTTTTTCATCTTGTTAGGTGCTGAATTATTCACAAATGGTGTAGAGTGGCTTGGGAAGAAGCTGAATCTTTCAGAAGGCGCCGTTGGTAGTGTGTTAGCGGCTGTTGGGACGGCGATGCCCGAAGCGATAATCCCTGTCATTGCGTTAGTTTCTAATAAAGGAGATGCTGCGTTAGAGATTGGAACTGGGGCTATTTTAGGAGCGCCACTAATGCTCAGCACAATTGCTATGTTTGTGGCTGGTGTATCTGTAGTTATTTTTTCTAAAAGGCGAAAAACTAATAAATTTCAGCTCAATTCACTCATTATTCGAAGAGATTTGCGTTTCTTTGTCATAGTTTATGTTTTTGCGATGTTGGCCGGGGTAATCCCTTCGCAGCTAGCTAAATATATCATTGCGATAGGATTAGTTACTGTATATATCTATTATGTGTTCCAAACTATTCGCTGTGAATCACCGTTAGATGGGTCAGATATTCCTCCATTGACATTTGCGAGAAAAATGAAGAATCCTCCGACATGGATTGTGTTGAGTCAAGTACTCGGTGCACTTGGAATCATTATTGTAGGTGGACATTTGTTTGTCGATGCTATAGAAAATGGTGCTCTATTACTCGGGATTTCGTATTTCGTGTTAGCTACATTGATTATTCCGATTGCAACCGAATTACCAGAGAAATTTAATAGCGTAATTTGGATTCGTCAAAAGAAAGACACCCTAGCTCTAGGGAATATTACAGGCGCAATGGTTTTCCAAAGCTCGATTATCCCAGCGATAGGTATAACACTAAGTCCTTGGAAACTAGAAGGATTGGCACTACTAACAGGGCTATTAACTTTATTTGCAGGTTTTATATTATTGGCTCAAATCTCCATAAAAAAAGAAATTACTCCTAAAATGCTTATGCTGAATGGTCTATTATACCTAATTTTTATTGTCGTAGTTTTACAATATTAATAATTAAAAGAGTCGTTATTTTTGGACTATTTTTTGTCAGTGTTCAATATATTGATAGCGATAAGGGGACAGGGGGGAACTTCATAGATGTTCGATGTATTTCAAGAACTTGCTAATTTCCAAGTTCATATCGCTATTATTATCTTTTTACTAACGTATGCATTGATTATAACTGAGAAAATGAATCGCGCCATTACTGCATTACTAGGTGCAGTTTTAATGATTATCTTTGGTATTATCAACCAAGAAAATGCACTTCGACATATTGAATGGGGTACCATTGGCTTACTTATGGGTATGATGATTATTGTTGGTATCACGCAACAAACGGGCCTATTCTCATATATTGCAATTAAAGCGGCGAAACTAGTCAATGGCGAACCGCTGTACATTTTAATATCATTGGCCACATTGACAGCAGTGTTTTCCGCGTTATTAGATAATGTAACTACAGTTCTATTAATCGTACCCGTTACACTTTCAATTACCCGCGTATTGAAAATTGACCCAATACCGTTTTTAATGACAGAAATTATTGCTTCTAATATCGGTGGAACAGCTACATTAATTGGTGATCCACCAAATATTATGATAGGGCCAGCCGCAAACCTTGACTTTAATGCTTTTTTAGTAAATTTAGGACCAATTAGCTTAATGATTTATTTAGTTGTAATCACTTGTATATGTTTCATCTATAGAAAACAGTTAAGAATATCTACGGCAGATAAAATGCAGATACATAAAATCAATGAAAAATTATATTTACAAAACATACCATTGCTAATAAAATCTGTTGTCGTATTACTCCTTACCATTATAGGCTTTGTATTTCATCATAGTCTAGGACTAGAGGCAGCTACGATTGCTATGGCCGGAGCAGTCTTACTCATGTGTATAGGTCTAGGTGAAAAAGAAATTCATGATGCGTTTCAAAAGATTGAATGGGTCACAATATTTTTCTTTGTAGGACTATTTATCCTAGTAGGAGCCTTGGTAGAAATAGGACTAATTAAGCAATTAGCACTCTATGCCATTGATTTAACGAAAGGTGACGTAGTTTTCACTTCCATTTTACTCATTTGGATGTCTGGAATTTTCTCAGCCATTATAGATAACATTCCATTTGTTGCAACTATGATACCTTTGATTCAGACGATTGGGAGTCTAGGGGGGATATCAGACCTAGAGCCGTTATGGTGGTCGTTAGCTTTAGGAGCGTGTTTAGGTGGCAACGGATCACTCATTGGTGCCTCTGCAAACGTGATTGTAGCAGGCATGGCTTTAAAAGATGGTAAGGAAATTACCTATCTTGGATTTCTTAAGTTAGGCGCTCCCCTGACATTACTATCACTTGTCATGGCAACAATCTATGTATATCTAATGTTTTTGACTTAGGTCTTTAGTGAAGACCTAAGTTTTTTTATGTCTTTAGTAGGTAGTAGAAAATGAAACCTTATGCTGATTTCATCGTGATTTTATTTGCCATACAATGTAAGAAAGGATCTTTCTAGGAGGTGCAAATATGAGTCAAAAAATCTATGATCACTCAATCAAACCTATAGATTTCTGTGATGATGGAGATGTGTTAGGAGAAGATATATTCTCTGACCATGGTAAATTAATATTGGCCCAAGGCACGGAGCTCAATAAAGATCTTATTCGTAAATTAAAGAGTATGGGAATATTTGCAATACAGATTCGTTTTTCAACAGAAAATAAAAATAGTGACACGGTGTATTATAATACCGCTCATAAACAAATTATTACCGATGCGTATCGTGCCATAGAAACTATACTATCCGTGCTTTGGAACAGAAAGACGATTTCTGTCAAAGAGCATGAGCAGCATTTAGTGAATCTCGTGCAAACGACTATGTCTTCAGGAGACATATTAGACATCATTCAACAAATTCAAGTGTACGATGATTATACATGTAAGCATTCACTGGCAGTAGGCACTTATGCTACACTGCTCGCTACTTGGTTAGGATATGGTGAAAGTGACGTAAAGACAATTGGACTTGCAGGGTTACTTCATGACATAGGAAAGACAAAAGTGGATTTGGAGATTATCAATAAGAAGGACTCATTAAATTTTAGTCAATGGGACAAGGTACATCGTCATCCTGTGTATAGCCATGATATTATTAAGTTTAACGGTTTTCATGATCAGCATTTATTAAAAGCGATTGCTCAGCATCACGAACGAAATGATGGAAGTGGTTATCCTAAGGGACTAAGGGCAAAGGATATCCACCCGTACGCACAAATTATTGCTGTAGCAGACTCTTATCATGCAATGACAACAGACAAAAGTTACGGAAAAAAGAAATCTCATGTGGATGCTTTAAAGGATTTATGGAATGACGCATTTTGCAAACTCGATCCAGAAATTGTGCTGGTGTTCATTAACGGTATGATGGGGAAATATATGGGTAGAATATGTCAGCTAACGAATGGCGAGGCAGGGAAAGTCGTATTTATTCATCGCGATGAACCGACGAGTCCGATTGTAAGGGTTGGTCGTGGGGAACAAGCGAAGTATTTAGACTTGCGCTACGAAAAGCGAATAAAAATAAAAGAAATATTATAGTAAAACGCAATAAGTTTTGTTACACTATCTGTATACCTGAGTAAAGGTGGAGATAAGGTAATATGTTTCAACAATTGCGCCAAATTCCTGTAATGAATGAGCTTTCAGATATTACATTAGAGGAAATTATGAATAATATAATTATAA
Proteins encoded in this region:
- a CDS encoding MtnX-like HAD-IB family phosphatase, producing MIYLVDFDKTISKQCSCATMIDHFATADTTILEQEWESGRLSTPQMTDKMLSILDMTEETLLQVIKGIEIDPYFPAFFNHCIRHQKRIAIVSDGYSLLIHSILKQYMIEDIQVYANELYFDNGIWKASFPYHSMSTPNLGVSKRDIIKKYQKLDHVTFIGDGYTDYQAAETADRVFAKDKLAIHCQKNGISYLPFQNFQDIIATDF
- a CDS encoding sodium:calcium antiporter, producing MIFVEFAVALFFILLGAELFTNGVEWLGKKLNLSEGAVGSVLAAVGTAMPEAIIPVIALVSNKGDAALEIGTGAILGAPLMLSTIAMFVAGVSVVIFSKRRKTNKFQLNSLIIRRDLRFFVIVYVFAMLAGVIPSQLAKYIIAIGLVTVYIYYVFQTIRCESPLDGSDIPPLTFARKMKNPPTWIVLSQVLGALGIIIVGGHLFVDAIENGALLLGISYFVLATLIIPIATELPEKFNSVIWIRQKKDTLALGNITGAMVFQSSIIPAIGITLSPWKLEGLALLTGLLTLFAGFILLAQISIKKEITPKMLMLNGLLYLIFIVVVLQY
- the yajC gene encoding preprotein translocase subunit YajC → MDQIVGFLPLIIMFAIFYFLLIRPQQKRQKERNVMLDNLKKGDKVVTLGGLHGVIAELNDDSMVVKAGETKLTFERSAVSYVKNEE
- a CDS encoding TIGR04086 family membrane protein; translation: MSMKHPISLGFMWTFLVSLSLLFILILVVNFTGIPETAIQSVTYAIHILGVIVGSMKAGFSAGKKGWYYGGLTALSYILFIFVTGSLLFSDVTFNVTALTQSIITLLIGVIGGIIGVNFSDS
- a CDS encoding aminotransferase class V-fold PLP-dependent enzyme, with product MDIDFFRYETLGYGSFMIGPFGKRLITYADYTASGKCLRFLENYYWNISESYANTHTEDDYTGKYTTELYNDAINKIRKLVRAGTNYSIIATGTGATGAIDKLSKILGIYKTPEYWRRRSDFFEKPNLSAKEKAIVQAFDKKFDANRPVVFISAYEHHSNELQWREGHAEVVKIGLDTNGLFDLNALKKHVSNPLYKHRMKIGSFSAASNVTGIKSPMYEIARIMHQYGGYVFFDFAASGPYVEIHMTKDNNCYFDGIYLSMHKFLGGPNSSGILIINNAIYNNQNSPTTAGGGTVRFVTNYDQEYLDDLERRETAGTPGIMQGIRAAMALELKHQIGEGKIEDIESVYIKKAFAELSKFDNIVILGNQNPINRIAIMSFLIRYKNGFLHHGFVSKLLSDLFGIQSRAGCDCAGPYGAKLLNLSYKKLERIREAIHLGHGAMKPGWTRVNFHYTLDQATFDYMIAAIQFVAVYGHQFLQEYLLNPTTGCWTHRNETTRKPVTLSFLDAIRLKRGSLKTKRKNYARQYRKYLLQAQKIKNKLPYTEDQVTLFGQQLFPDIAWFYYYK
- a CDS encoding HD-GYP domain-containing protein; translated protein: MSQKIYDHSIKPIDFCDDGDVLGEDIFSDHGKLILAQGTELNKDLIRKLKSMGIFAIQIRFSTENKNSDTVYYNTAHKQIITDAYRAIETILSVLWNRKTISVKEHEQHLVNLVQTTMSSGDILDIIQQIQVYDDYTCKHSLAVGTYATLLATWLGYGESDVKTIGLAGLLHDIGKTKVDLEIINKKDSLNFSQWDKVHRHPVYSHDIIKFNGFHDQHLLKAIAQHHERNDGSGYPKGLRAKDIHPYAQIIAVADSYHAMTTDKSYGKKKSHVDALKDLWNDAFCKLDPEIVLVFINGMMGKYMGRICQLTNGEAGKVVFIHRDEPTSPIVRVGRGEQAKYLDLRYEKRIKIKEIL
- a CDS encoding SLC13 family permease — encoded protein: MFDVFQELANFQVHIAIIIFLLTYALIITEKMNRAITALLGAVLMIIFGIINQENALRHIEWGTIGLLMGMMIIVGITQQTGLFSYIAIKAAKLVNGEPLYILISLATLTAVFSALLDNVTTVLLIVPVTLSITRVLKIDPIPFLMTEIIASNIGGTATLIGDPPNIMIGPAANLDFNAFLVNLGPISLMIYLVVITCICFIYRKQLRISTADKMQIHKINEKLYLQNIPLLIKSVVVLLLTIIGFVFHHSLGLEAATIAMAGAVLLMCIGLGEKEIHDAFQKIEWVTIFFFVGLFILVGALVEIGLIKQLALYAIDLTKGDVVFTSILLIWMSGIFSAIIDNIPFVATMIPLIQTIGSLGGISDLEPLWWSLALGACLGGNGSLIGASANVIVAGMALKDGKEITYLGFLKLGAPLTLLSLVMATIYVYLMFLT
- the tgt gene encoding tRNA guanosine(34) transglycosylase Tgt, encoding MAVTYELIKTCKQTGARLGKIHTPHGSFDTPMFMPVGTLATVKAMSPEELKEIGSGIILSNTYHLFLRPGHEIVKEAGGLHKFMNWDQAILTDSGGFQVFSLSNLRKIREEGVEFRSHLNGEKLFLSPEKATEIQNALGADIIMAFDECPPFPAEYQYVKDSLERTTRWAKRCLEAHANPDRQALFGIVQGGMYKDLRIESAQQLLDLNFPGYAIGGLSVGESADLMYEMLEHTVPILPQNKPRYLMGVGAPENLVEGVMRGIDMFDCVLPTRIARNGTMMTSKGKLVIRNAEYARDFRTVDENCQCKVCQNYSRAYIRHLIKCNEIFGFRLTTYHNLYYLINLMKQIRQAIAEDRLADFQKEFYAMRS